The Gemmatimonadaceae bacterium genome contains a region encoding:
- a CDS encoding NAD(P)/FAD-dependent oxidoreductase encodes MKLGASEAGSARQLRPGDRIIVCGAGPAGLTAAYLLVKQGYQVTVLEADTVVGGISRTARYKDYRFDIGGHRFFTKISAVQSLWEELLGDELIDVPRLSRILYNGKFFNYPLKASNALAGLGWWQAAMIVFSYVHARMSPHPVEENFEQWVSNRFGHRLYRIFFKTYTEKVWGVPCTEIRAEWAAQRIQGLSLAHAILSATSLNRRAPAIKTLIEQFKYPRLGPGQMWEECAARVAQLGGTVLLDHQVAGLETDGTRVVAATVDTPGGTRRIEAEHFITTMSLRSLVQALGPNRPPEALEAAEALTYRDFILVALILDKENLFPDNWIYVHTPGVTVGRIQNFRNWSAAMVPHAGQSCIGMEYFCFHGDELWNSSDAELLELGMRELETLGLARSAKVVDGAVVRMPKAYPIYDSTYRENLDAVRKYIDPIENLHTVGRNGMHKYNNQDHSMYTAMLAIENMQGAAHDLWEVNTDLEYHEEQRVESSPSDRTTAAA; translated from the coding sequence ATGAAGCTGGGAGCATCGGAGGCGGGGAGCGCGAGGCAGTTGAGGCCGGGCGATCGTATCATCGTCTGCGGTGCCGGGCCGGCCGGCCTCACGGCTGCGTATCTGCTGGTGAAGCAGGGCTACCAGGTGACCGTGCTCGAAGCGGATACTGTAGTCGGAGGCATTTCGCGCACCGCTCGTTACAAGGATTACCGGTTCGACATTGGCGGTCACCGATTCTTCACGAAGATCTCCGCTGTTCAGTCGTTATGGGAAGAGCTGCTTGGCGACGAGCTGATCGACGTTCCCCGGCTGTCCCGAATCCTCTACAACGGGAAGTTCTTCAACTACCCACTCAAGGCGAGCAATGCCCTTGCGGGACTCGGGTGGTGGCAGGCGGCGATGATCGTTTTCAGTTACGTGCACGCTCGCATGTCGCCCCATCCGGTCGAGGAGAACTTCGAGCAGTGGGTCTCCAATCGTTTCGGCCACCGCCTCTACCGGATCTTCTTCAAGACGTACACGGAGAAGGTCTGGGGCGTACCCTGCACCGAGATCAGGGCCGAGTGGGCCGCGCAGCGCATTCAGGGGCTCTCACTCGCTCACGCAATTCTTTCGGCTACTTCTCTCAATCGCCGCGCGCCTGCGATCAAGACGCTGATCGAGCAGTTCAAGTACCCTCGCCTTGGGCCGGGGCAGATGTGGGAGGAGTGCGCGGCGAGAGTGGCGCAGCTCGGCGGCACGGTGCTCCTCGATCATCAGGTTGCGGGCCTCGAGACGGACGGCACGCGCGTCGTCGCCGCTACAGTGGATACGCCAGGCGGAACACGTCGCATTGAAGCCGAGCATTTCATAACGACGATGTCCCTTCGTTCACTCGTGCAGGCGTTGGGGCCCAACCGACCTCCCGAGGCGCTCGAGGCGGCGGAGGCGCTGACCTATCGCGATTTCATTCTCGTGGCGCTCATTCTCGACAAAGAGAATCTGTTTCCCGACAACTGGATATATGTGCACACCCCTGGTGTCACAGTGGGACGCATCCAGAATTTCCGGAACTGGAGCGCCGCGATGGTTCCCCACGCAGGCCAAAGCTGCATTGGCATGGAATACTTCTGCTTCCACGGTGACGAGCTCTGGAACAGCAGCGACGCGGAGCTGCTCGAGCTCGGCATGCGTGAGCTCGAGACCCTCGGGCTGGCCAGGTCGGCGAAAGTCGTCGATGGCGCGGTAGTTCGAATGCCGAAGGCTTATCCGATTTACGACTCGACCTACCGCGAGAATCTGGACGCTGTCCGGAAGTACATCGACCCCATCGAGAATCTGCATACCGTGGGCAGAAACGGAATGCACAAGTACAACAACCAGGATCACTCGATGTACACGGCAATGCTCGCCATCGAGAACATGCAGGGCGCGGCGCACGATCTGTGGGAGGTCAACACCGATCTCGAGTATCACGAAGAGCAGCGCGTCGAGAGCTCTCCGAGTGATCGGACTACGGCGGCGGCATGA
- a CDS encoding zf-TFIIB domain-containing protein, which produces MAIEEKPSRNEDEYFARLDAELMKERRVKLDVERLKQERSSHLNKCPKCGCDLREREHNHIKVDECEECGGMWLDKGELEMIEEFDRRGTGLMSSLFRPRR; this is translated from the coding sequence ATGGCAATCGAAGAAAAACCGAGCAGGAACGAGGACGAATACTTTGCCCGTCTCGACGCGGAGCTGATGAAGGAACGCCGCGTGAAACTCGACGTCGAGCGGCTCAAGCAGGAGCGGTCGTCGCATCTTAACAAATGCCCGAAATGCGGCTGCGATCTGCGGGAGCGCGAGCACAATCACATCAAGGTGGACGAGTGCGAGGAATGCGGCGGCATGTGGCTCGACAAAGGCGAGCTCGAGATGATAGAGGAGTTCGACCGCCGCGGAACCGGGCTCATGTCGTCGCTGTTCCGGCCGCGACGGTGA
- the udk gene encoding uridine kinase yields the protein MSKPLIIGIAGGSGSGKSTVAHKVAGALPAPALSVAFIDMDAYYRNFDSLTLDERRRVNWDHPDAFDFDLLTEHLEHLSERGTIDKPVYDFVTHLRSSNVVRVEPADVIVIDGILLFVDERVRELCDVKVFVDADADIRLIRRLRRDMRVRGRPLDEIIKQYLSTVQPMHLQFVEPSKRYADIIVPRGGHNAIAIEMIVAKISRRLAAGVT from the coding sequence GTGTCCAAGCCCCTCATCATCGGCATCGCCGGCGGATCCGGAAGCGGCAAGTCCACCGTCGCCCACAAAGTTGCCGGCGCTCTACCCGCGCCGGCCCTCTCTGTAGCGTTCATCGACATGGACGCCTACTACCGCAACTTCGACTCGCTCACGCTCGACGAGCGCCGCCGAGTCAACTGGGATCACCCCGACGCGTTCGATTTCGATCTCCTCACCGAGCACCTGGAACATCTCTCGGAACGCGGCACGATCGACAAGCCGGTGTACGACTTCGTCACTCACCTCCGGTCTTCGAACGTCGTTCGAGTTGAACCGGCGGACGTCATAGTAATCGACGGGATTCTTCTCTTCGTCGACGAGCGCGTCCGCGAGCTGTGCGACGTGAAAGTGTTCGTCGACGCCGACGCTGACATCCGACTCATCAGGAGATTGCGCCGCGACATGCGCGTCCGCGGGCGTCCGCTCGACGAGATCATCAAACAGTATCTTTCGACCGTGCAGCCGATGCACTTGCAGTTCGTCGAGCCAAGCAAGCGTTACGCTGACATCATCGTGCCTCGCGGGGGACACAACGCCATCGCGATTGAAATGATCGTCGCAAAAATCAGCCGGCGGCTCGCGGCCGGAGTGACCTAG